The sequence GCTAGCTATCAATGACGtgctcctctcttttttaaaaagtggtgaaTGGGATTGTTCATGATGTCATCATGGTTCATAAAGGAACGAGTTTGGTGACACTCTTGGTGAGCAGCAATGGACTGTACAAGATAAATCGCCTGTACTTCACCCCTGATGGCTTCTTCTTACGAGTTCATATGATGGTTGTGGATACCTTGAACTGCAGTAAACCCTGTCCGGACTTTAAACTTGGTAATGTACCACAGCCTTTTCTCTTCTAACTCAGCCCAAGTTAGCAGGGCCaggcaaggagagagaaaagaataaaatGCAGAAACAATGTGTTAATTTTTGCTAAAGAAACTTCCCTAGTTCTTTTACAACAGTGTTTTCtgaacttggatctccagctgttttcagactacaattcccatcatccctgactactggtcctgttagctagggatgatgggagttggagtcccaaaacagctggagggtcaagtttgggaaaccatacctgcaaccttctgcatgcaatgcagatgtTCTTGCACCGACCTACTTAACATTCCCGCCACAACATTCAAAAGCCACTCAAGTTGTGTATACAGTATTTTAGATTTTAATTACACcaataggttgttgttgttttaaaaaagcgtGAGGTTTCTATTTCCCCAAAGCTTCTTGAGTTAATCAAACTGAGCTTGTTGCATATGGGATTAGGTAATGAACGACAAATGGCCCTTGCAGTTATGGTCCCCTGGCCTCAGCTAATGCCATTTTGGCAAGTTAAACACAAGTGCTCTTAATATGGGGTCCCTCAGCTCGGGCTTTAAACAGGAAGATGGAATACTGCTGAAGACTTGGTTGGCGATGCCAACCTCTCAGGCGTTAATTAGCCGCATAATCAAGTTAAGTGTAAAATGCAGAACCTCAAAATGTGCCCTGCACCACGTTCGCTGCCGAACATCCAGAAGGCACCCATGATGCTTGCTGTTTTGCAGGAAGCAGATACATAATGATGGGTCAGATCTACCACAGGAGAAGACAGCTGCCGGCAGTTCTGCAAGAGCATGTCAGAGGGCACCTGAGGCCAGGAGACGGGCTGCTTTGGAGGGGCAACAGCTACATGAAAAGGTTCAACAGAAGGCGGCATCAGAAAGTTCAACAGGCAGCTCACACCAAATGTGGGTGAGGATGTACAGTTCCTCTGGGACTGAAGCAGGTTTGCAGCTGTTAATTAGAAGCAGCCATGGCTTTTCCAGCTTCTCTGGAAAAAGGCTCCAGGTCCTGCCAAAATGGCGggaggttttttgtttcttttgctgtGCATCCTAATGACTAACCAGGTTATTGAGACATGAGCTTTCATTGGCTTCAGTAATCTACCAGCCAACACaaaatccacaacaaacctgtttGCATCTCAAGATTGAGCTGCGATTCTGGAATTTACTACTGTTCATGGTCAACGCATGCTTTGAATTTCTTACTCCCTTTCCTGTTTATAACGTACTTTCACAGCGGTATTTCTACCTGTCTCTAACCATAGTCCTTCAGTGGATTACATATTTCATCAAAACTGATTATTTTCATCTCCTGGGCAAGTTTCTACAGGTGCAAATCAACATGACAAGAACAGTTCTAAGCTGAAGATTTATGCGAAAATGATGAAACGTGATAACACAGGCACACTTGCTTCTTACCAGGCATCTTCCAGGTTGTGGTCCTGAATAATTTCATTCTCAATTCTTAAAATTAAATCAAGTTTAGGCATCTAACTATTCCAATTAGCTTGCCTGCTATGTACTTTGCTTGATCAAAACTACGGTTTGTTATTACCCAAACTCTGCAATAAACAGCATAGGAAATGCAAGCAGTCTACAAAAACAGCTCGAACGGAAAATCAAATGATGGCTGAAGTCGCCAGCAATATGCATGCTTCCATGAGAAACAAACAGTTTTGGGCATTAATATTGGAGAGTTCACGTTTTAAAATATGATACATTCTTTGGCACGATCAGAAGTGCATGTGATTACAAATAAACAACGTATAGAATTTTAGCTCCAAGTAAACCTGCTTATGGAATTGGGCTTTCCCAATTCCACATCCCCACTATAGTACTTTGGAGAGTGGGTTTTTAGCACAAGCCATGCCATTATTTACCTTCCTTTTTGCTTGTTAACAGAAGTAATTTATGGTGGGAGTTTCTGCTGACCTGAGAGtacacaaagcttatgcagtcATATTCATCCTCAAGTTCAAATTTAATAGCCACGAACTAAGCAGAACATTGGGTGAATGTTGTAGCTCTCAGGCCAGAAGGTAAGTGTCTTCTGTTAATAGATATTTCCCCCCAGGCAATTGTACAAAGAAATTAGGCACATATGAATCATAAGCAAAAATGCAAAGTTACCTGCTTTGGGGGCAGTTTCACAACTGATCTCACAAAGGCAACTGCCTTATGTAGAAAACAATGCATTCAAACATTTTGAGGAAACATTGAGAGTTGATAACTGAATGTTTCGAGAAAACTAGGCCTATGTTCTCAACAACAGCAATGTCTCCAAGATGTAGTTACTATTAAGAGAAAGCAATATTGTTATCAGAACGGTCCAATTTAGTAACAGGGCATATGTATGCAATGGGAAAAAATGCAGCTCTTCGGCTCAAGtttcagaaggaaaaaaaaaagactgcttGATGAGAGATGGAAAGGGAATGGAAGGCTTCATAAGCACTCTCTGCCATTGTAGggttttggtgttttttaaaaaagctctgtcTGGAATTACCTAGGAGAGCTGCAACCTTATACCAGCAAAACAATTCAGAAATGTCTCCTCGTTAGATCTGTCATGATTTCATAACAGGTTAATGCATTTTATTAATGGAAGGAAAAGAGTTGGTTCAGATTGTGTGGGGAAATGGCACACTTACAATCAAGATGTCAGAATTGAATTTTTTCCAAGATATCTTGAATGAAGGCATTTTATTTTGTCAAAAGGAGACTTCCTGGCAGCAGCCCAGACCAGTGGGAGGACAGGGGGCAGCCTGCATACAACTATTCCCTACATTTATTCCATTAGACTATTTTCTATAATTAACTCAAATCTAAATGCCTACAATGCCAGATTCTTCCATTACCAGTGGAAAGGATGAGCTGTTATAGGACCAGTGTAGTTTTAAAACTTGCTTCCTAGAAAAGGCAAATACCTATTTTGATTATATCAGTATGAGGTAGCTATTAATGGACCTGTATTAAACTAATTATAAAAATGATGTTCAGAGATCCTCTTAATTGCTTTGTAGAGCTTGCTGCTTTGGAGAGCTTAGTTCTACTTCCATGGCATTTTATTCTTGTGTATGTGAGAGGTCTTTCCTAAAGCCTCATGGCTTCATGacagaggtgagatttgaactggggATTTCCTGTAATGCAAGCGCTTGGTAGAATCCTATACACTAAAACACTTAGTAAATCCTCTAGGAcagacttctgagtaaacgtgttTAAGATGTGTCTATCTTTTCCTAACATTCAAACACTCCGATAAGGATTAGTGCTACATATACTGAAGTTTGATGAAAGCAGACTTGGAGGTGAAGAGAGTAACATTAAAATGCACCAATAGCTGGTGAACTCAACCCTTTGCTTTATCTGAAATGtttggcttttgtgtgtgtttattttctttGGAAATGCAACTCAACAGATTCCTTGTTTACAATGTAAACTTGTAAAAGCATCTGAAACTCCAAACATTCTTCTTCCCAGCAGTTTTGAAAATGCTGTTTTGCATGATGTGGTAAGAACAGGTAAACTCCCCTCATTTCTGCCTCTCGATTCCTGTTATGAGTTGGAAAACGAAAGGAGTGACATCAATGTCCATATCTATCTATGTAAATTTCTTTGGAGAGTACTATCCCCCCTTTAACAGTATTAGCTAATTTCCTACGTAGTCAGACTAATATGTCTAACGGTACACGTCATAAAAAACTATGGTGAAATATAGTTGCTTCTCTTCCTTGCTTTTAGCGTACTGTCACAAATACTTGAAAACACTGGCTGCATTTCAGCTTAGGTTTGTTCTCTTTCTGTGAAAAAGACAACTCTGGTTGTACTTGCACTTACCTTTTTCCTTCCAGCGGTATCTAGATTGGATTCTTGTCCCCACAGTAACTAGTTCACTTTGGGTGTGTTTACACAGTATGTTCTTCCAAGATGTAACCACTTCTACCTGCTGCGGGACTGTGCACTGAGAAAAGGAGCTAGCATACTATCCATGACACAGTAGTTATATTTATTATGAGTAAAACCCCACCAAATGTCATTAATAAAACTCTGGAAAATGTTCTTGCGGATTTACATGCCAATTACTAAGAAGAGAATTActtcaaagtaaaataaaatttagaAGTGCTGTTGATGTGAAATCAAAAGTAAGTCGTGCTCCACTAAATGTAACAGAACAATGGCTGTCTTTGGATGCAATGCTAAACCATGATTTAGCACTAAAAGGACAAGCCTAGCCTCCTCCTGGGCTCTCCTGCCATGCAGCTAAGGTTTTAAATTAACCAAGGTTTCATGTGTTGTCCAAACCAGGGATCATGGTTTAACACTAATTATGCTTACCTTCAAAACTAAGAACTGCATACCGTGGGTTACGAAGTGGGCCTGTTCAACCataaatggtaaagggacccctgaccattaggtccaatcatggccgactctggggttgaggcactcatctcgctttattggccaaggaagccggcgtacagcatccaggtcatgtggccagcatgactaagccgcttctggtgaaccagagcagtgcacggaaacgccgtttaccttcccgatagagcggtacctctttatctacttgcactttgacgtgcttttgaactgctaagttggcaggagcagggcccgccATAGTTTGTGTTAAATCATGACCCTCAGGTTAACTGTGATCCAGAGTTAACTATAAGcggaagcaaaagcttccaaactTCTGCTCTCAGCCATGTGGAAGGGTATGTGGTAGCCCAGGAGGCTAGGCTTATTCTCAAAGCTCTAAAACATGATTTAGTGTTATGTCTGAATGCAGTCAACCTTTGAGATTGGTAAAATAAAATGGTTGACTATGCAACTTAAaacatgtatttttgtttttaaaaatgtttaagagACCAGTTGCATATGGTCCTTGCTTACAGTGATCATTCATTAAAATCCACTAAATGTTGTGTTTTGCCACAGTGGTAGAAATGTTCTGCAGCTGTTCAAAGGCAAACCATTCCAACTTAAGACTCCATAAAGAGGCCCTAACCCGTCACAAAACAAAGCACCTAATGAGAAGCTTTTGAACTCCATTTAGACATGGAACACCAAATCCTTCAATTTGACTGAGGAGCTGCGATTAAAAAGGGACCTCAGCTGGCTCATTTTACATAATACCCATGTTAAAGAGATATGTCTCAGTAAGTGAACATACATTCTGGAGTTTTAATAATGCACTGAGATGTTCGGAAACAAATCAAATATTCTGCAcattgtttcattaaaaaaaactgagTAAAGTATAATTTTCTTTATTCCTTTTACAGAAGTGGTATTTAAAATGTACACACATTACACTGGCTCATAAATaaaactttttcaaaaaaacccccaaaaactaAAAATTACCATAGTAGTTACAGCTAAGAATTGTCTTCATATATTACAAAGCAGTAGGAAAAATGATGAGGCTTGGTAAAAAGTGTATGAAAGTAGCATTTTCCTCATTTCATAATTATTTATATGAAAAATTCCCCCAAGAATTACCGCACAATATGGCAATGCCAAGTGCTACATATGTTATTTTAAACAACTGATGTTTCATTAGGAATTCCACCAAATCTGATGTCCAACAACATTCCTTTATTTGTCTAAGATGAAATGCCCTATTATGTACAAAAAAGTTATTCTTCAGTTTGTCACAATTTGTTAAAAACAGTGCTCTATTGCCTACGGGTAAGAAAGTTCATTTCTCAACATGGTTTTTTTTTTCAGTGTCAGCCATATGTATGAATAATACAGAAATATTGTGAAGAGACAATATCTGTAGGATTAAGGATGAAAATTCTCCTGTTTTTATAAACATAATGCATACAATATGTagcatatttttttgtaaaaagtcCTAAGACAACATAGCCTAAAACACAAATACTCTTTTTTTCCTATCTTCTAAGAAGCATAAATGGATGCTCTTTTCACAATGAACAATTAACTTCCTTTTGATTTCACATTGGTTAAAATGACAGCATCTATATACAAAAGCGAAGGCTTTCGTAGAGAAAATTAACCCCAAAGTATTTGTACACCTGAGCCTGTACTTAGTAAGAAAATTGTGGTTGATCGCAATGTCTAAGAAAGTAACAGAAAAGGTTCTTGCATAGCAGGGTGAAGTTAAACCCAAGGAAAGCTTATCCATAATCAGATAAATTCCAGATCACAGAAGGGCAAAATTGTGAATTAGTGCAAAATCTAGTTAACACAGGTGTAGAGCTACCAAAACCAACTGCTGCTGGTTTATAATATACATATTTAAACTGTCATCAACAGCAAGTGTGATTGGTTggaaaagcaatttttaaaaaatctgcaaagCCTCTCTTTCTGTTGGCTTTCATCTTTTTACACACCTTTCCTAGTAAAGAAGCCACAAAAATGAAACACAGTTTTGAGACCGTTATTTATCCTGACATGATCATTTGCTCCATGTTATCTCACTTTGCAATGGACAATGACAACTCTTACACAACTCCTTCATCATCAAGGCAAAAGTTGTGGCACCACAGTAGAATTTTATTACATTTGATTAAACATAAGGAAAACCACACTGAGGGGTTAGTCCACCTTCCTACTTTTCCCTTCCATACTATCTCAGGATTGTTACAGTTCAGAACAAACCTCCAAAACCTCACGAACAGGTTAGCGAACATTCAAAAGACACCTACATCTGTGGAGAGAACAATGATCtccatttattttgtttcatataCATCcatattttgaatttttaatacaaaaaggagaagggaaaaaaaattaaaatctgacAAATGTTTACAAACAAGATACCTTCGAATAGATTTTACTCGTATCAGTCCGGTGCAGAGTAAATGACAAATTGTACTGTTATATTCAAGGCAACAAAGTCTGTAGTACATGACCACTTAGCCCAACTTTTATGCAAGCTTAATTGTTTTCTTCTACCATGAACGATAAACTCATTGTTGATTCCCAGTTTGTTTGTGCACATGTGTACATAGCAGCTCCTTTCATAGAAAGAAAAGACATTTAGAGGTCATCTTGTACTTTTAGCTACAGGAACCATGGTAAGATACAGAATGGGTTACATTTAAccagagctggggcttataagaaagaaagaaaaagctgacAAATGAGGGCAGCAATAAAAAAGCGTCCTTttgcaacaataaataaatacagtcaaaACTTCTCTGTGTGGACTTTAAACCAGCTTCTTCACTGAAGAACAGATGTGGCATTTCTATGGGGTTAGGACTTGACCCCATTTTACTGTATCTTGTTTTCTCTCGCTTGTTTTCCTCTCTCGTCCTTTAATAAAACGTTTTCCTGTTTCTGTCACAATTTGATCTTGACAAGAAAACGATGCTGCTGAATTTCATTCTTTTGTCCTTTGGACAAAATCAAGCCAAGAATATAATCTGATGCGACTGATAAAAATGCAGTTTACATCAAGACCTTGTCAGGACACCCTGACTTAAAAACCACTGGCTTttccaatttaaaaataaaaataaaattcagacaACCAGATTCTTGCTCTTTGTGTTAGGGTAACACGTGGAACTTTAAGAAGTTGTAGACTGCAGTTTGTTGTTATGAGACCTGCAGAATGCAGAAAAGGGGAACAATTAAGCACCCTTCATTTAAAGAGATCTCAGTTGTTTCAAGTGGATGCCAAGGGCCTGTCACTCAGCTGGAAATGCAGCCATGCTGCTGTTCCCCTTCATCTTTCATAGGCAAACACCATATACACCACCTACATAACCACTTTCAGTTGTGTATAAAAGCACATGATGTTCAatggaaatataaaaataataatccagaaaTGTCACATGATACTCAGAGTGAGGTACATATTATATGTAGCCAATTTACAATGCTTTGGTAGGTGTTTAGAGAAAAGTATATTTATTGGCAGAACATGAATTTAAAATATCACATTTTGGTTAGAATTCATCAAAACCTCTTTTgggagttttttttttattaaaactgATTATTACATAGCTTCCACTGCTATTACTGGACTTCATTTTGACACAGTATTCAAAGAACGGATCATTTTATTTTCTGACATAGCTGCTAGCCAACGGCAGCTTCCACATTAAAGCGCAGTTTAAAAGCGAACAGCAAGtatggatttgtttttgtttttaaaaaagtgatttaaTGACATGGTACAATGAAAAAGTAAGCCAAACATCCAGTTCTGATTCCAGTTAGAAAGGTCAGACTAAAGTTATCACAATCTGCAAAAAAAGAACATGGGTGGTGTAAATGAAGCAGCAATGGGAGTCACAACCAAACAGTAAGTGCTGGTAATAAAATAAAGGATGAGACAAAACTAATGACAATCTGAATGGGTGTCAACTCAACTGCTGCTTTCCGCTCATGTTACTATTGCCTTATTTTGGCCTTGCTGGAAAACTACCGCGAATGAAATGTAAGAGCACCTACAGATACACTAAGAATCAGGGAGCAACAGTGCTGCGGCAGAAGTAGACCTTAACCTTTGCACTACTGATCTTTAAAGCAACAGGGGAAGGGCTGGAGCAGACACAGACAACATCACTGAGAATCACCCTCATTCCCCACTAAAAGTGACTCTCATTCTCCTGGAACCAGGAACTCTCCACAAATTTCTTCACTAGAGGGAAACCAAGCGTATGATTAAGTCAAGGTTGGGCCCTTAGATCTCCTTGGTTTATAACCGAAGAGTTCATCAGCAGGTACTTTGTTCTGctgtatttgtaaaataaaatgaaaaatcttTAGCACTTTCGACAGGAAGCAAGTCCCACCGATTCCTGAGCACACCCCCCGAGACTGATAGAACTTTGGGGGCACAATCTGCCTAGGTAGCCAAAAAGGGTTTTTGCCTGCCACTCCCAATATTCAAAGGCGCTATGCAAATTTTACACCCTCCTCATTATACCGTACACCGTTTCTGATTTAAACAAAACTGCTCTGCCATTTCACGAGGATTGCACAACTGGTTTGACAAAACCTTAAGCTAGTTGTGCACTCGTTCTACATTCACTGCTGAAGGTTTACTTTCACAGCAAAATGTGCGGGGAGAACCAGACATTCAAAAAGTTGAGCATATAAATTGTTAGCAATAAACATGTATGCCATGCACACTTAATAGAAAAGCGTGCTAAGGGGGAAATGGCTACTTACCTGCTTGCTTTGAATCCTTTTAGTTTCTGTACAAAGAATGATTCGAGAACCTCTGCACACTGATAAAAAGGGGAATCACTTGGATTGTAGTAACGACAGTTATCAAAAATTTTGGTCATGTCAGCCACAAACTCGGTCACCTTCTTGTAGTAACGTTTCAGTATTCTTTCTTCCATGGTGGAAAGGTCTTCAAAGTAaacaaaggtgtttttttaattaaataaataaataaaatgtcagtAACCTATAGAATTCATCTCATACACTGAAAACAAGTAAGAAAAGCAACACTTTATAACAGTTAGTAATAGGAAGGTGGAGTAGAGAACAggatggagaaggggaggggaatgtATTATCATTAGCTACAAATATGCAGATTTTTAAGAAATCCATGAAGTCACTGTGGAGAATTTAATAAGCTCGCTGACATTCCTAATGGAGATCACTTGGTTTTTATACCCTTAATTTTCAGCTTTGGCTTTCCTCATTTTTTTATCACTCAAAGCAATTAGTGCACATAAACATGCTTAATTTGCAGCTCATCTACTCCTGCTGACTGCTCCCTATTTCAATTAATAACCTTGGTTGACTGCTTCAATTAGTTGTCACTGAAATGCACATGCAATCACACAAAGAGCAGACTGTGATGAAGGACCCAGTTCTGTAACTGCCATAGTAACAACCGAGGACGAAATGAAAGCGGCGAAAAGGAGAAAGAGGGTACGTGTACACCTTCTCGTCACAAGAAAATAGTGATAAATAATAGTCAGGAAATAGAAACATTTCTCAAATTCTACGTGAACAGTATTTCCTCAACATACACTTTCTATCACAAACTGcaaagcttttttattattattaaaaacttgCTCTAGTGGAAGTCTTTGCACAGGCTTCTGCTAGTGGGAGTTGTTAGTTGAATCCTGCAGTTTGAGTAGGAAATCAGATTAAAATATGCTTATGTAGGACCAAATTTATTCCTAATTCAGAATATAGAATTAGCACATGAACTTTAACTTATTTAGGGCACAACCTGCCAGACATTAGAGCTAGGCCAAGCACAGATGTAGATTTATCTATGTAACTAAGACTGCTTTACTCTAAGTTAACGGTGCTGTCACACAGATGTCCTGCTAATGGTCTTTCAAtaagcttctggttggccaccgtgagaccATGTTGCTGGCCTTTGGCCAGACCCAGCAcgactcttcttttgttcttaacgTCAGGATCTCTGTTAGAAGACTTTAAGGCACTGGGGACAGGTTATTTGAAAGACCATGTTCTCTCACATTGTCTGTCACCTTTGCTCTTCTGCCTTCACAGACACCACTGACTGGGCCACAGAAGAGGGCCTGATTCGGTGGTGGCATCAAGGATGAGGACATCCTCCGTCGGCTCCGTGTTTTATAGCAAATACTCCAGACATCCTCATTTTGTCAGGATTTTGGGTTATTCTAACTTTGTACCCTACACTTACAAACGGCTTTCATGTTGCACTGTTTTCTAATTCTTAGTTATGCTTTATTACAATCTCGTTGcaattttattgtgtgtgtgtgtgtgtgtgtgtgtgtgtgtattcaaacCATATGGTGAGCCACCATGGTGACCCTTGTAGTAGAAAAGTGGGATACAACTCTCTAACaattttttaattggtttttaaacaaatacaaacgcaataaccattaaacacttatccagcagtacatcgAAGGGTGCATGTtttatccattgtctctagacatGCACTTACACATTCAACACTCAAACATAATTACTTAATGTAACAACTCCACGGAGAATGTTGAAAGGCTGGTATAAGAAAGTCTTGATTTTGGTCATTAACATAGTTAAAGAAAGGGGTCCACATTTCCTGGAAGGTGTCTCTCTTTGTTGTGCCTTTAACTGCTCTCCTGTGTCTGGTGAGACACTCAGAAATTGCTATATCCCAGATGTTATTTTTACAAATCTCTTTAAGgaatctaaatcaggggtcagcaaactttttcagcagggggccggtccactgtccctcagaccttgtggggggccggactattttttttttttttggggggggggagaatgaacaaattcctatgccccacaaataacccagagatgcattttaaataaaagcacacattctactcatgtaaaaatacgctgattcccggactgtctgtgggccagatttagaaggcgattgggctggatccggcccccgggccttagtttgcctacccatgatctaaataAATACATCATTTTGCTCCCTCATAAACTACAGAGCCGTATGAAAATTTCTTTGGCTGCCATTTTTTGCAGTGACTAggcagtaagtcccactgaatgcaaTGGCACATACTTCCAAGTATACATGAACAAGATTGTTTCTTTGGATCTACCCTTCTGTGTGGTGAGCATATCCTGGATAACAGATCTGTCAATGAAAGGCAGCATATGTGCACTGCACATTCGTGACTGTAATCAAATCACGTGGGAATACACTTACCCATCGGTTCTTTGATAACACCGTAATAATCTGGAGCATCATTGGGATCTACTGGTTCTAGGAATGGCCATGCCATCTTGTGAGCCTGTTAGGAAAAGGAGATATTCAGTTCAAAATTCACTTCATTCATTAATATGAACCCCATTTCAGCCCAAGTCTAGAGGGCTGGATCGACTGTTGGCTGTTCCACAAACAAATGGGCTCCTTCCATTCACGGATGCTACTCAGAACCAGCAGAGGCTCCAGctaaagaagaagggggaggagagattATCTTTGCTGATTCCCTTTATCCTACACTATCTCACATGCTGTTTCTGAGCAGCTTCTTGGAAGCAAAGGGAGATG comes from Podarcis raffonei isolate rPodRaf1 chromosome 2, rPodRaf1.pri, whole genome shotgun sequence and encodes:
- the C2H17orf58 gene encoding UPF0450 protein C17orf58 homolog isoform X3 is translated as MSLEPLTNWSAPLLSCLDADNTEVCLTDCRREHEEVEAFCSSEFVVNGIVHDVIMVHKGTSLVTLLVSSNGLYKINRLYFTPDGFFLRVHMMVVDTLNCSKPCPDFKLGSRYIMMGQIYHRRRQLPAVLQEHVRGHLRPGDGLLWRGNSYMKRFNRRRHQKVQQAAHTKCG